One Legionella hackeliae DNA segment encodes these proteins:
- a CDS encoding PTS sugar transporter subunit IIA: MQLCQVIHPSDVCIDSTSHSKTAVLLKISQLLSQTYPELDPQELFDAYWKRECLGSTAIGQGITIPHIRSAAINTPKACVIRLLNPIDFGAEDKQPVDLVIGLVVPQEQVNQHLQLLDAIIKQFSQSSFRDLCRQTMCPNELYQLVSITNSPLETA, from the coding sequence ATGCAACTTTGTCAGGTGATTCATCCAAGCGATGTTTGTATTGATAGTACTTCACACAGCAAAACCGCAGTGCTATTAAAAATTAGTCAATTACTGAGTCAGACTTATCCGGAGCTGGATCCACAAGAGTTATTTGATGCTTACTGGAAACGAGAATGCCTCGGAAGTACTGCCATTGGCCAGGGAATTACCATTCCTCATATTCGCTCCGCTGCAATTAACACACCGAAAGCGTGTGTTATTCGTCTACTTAATCCTATTGATTTTGGAGCTGAAGATAAACAACCGGTGGATTTAGTGATAGGACTTGTGGTACCACAAGAACAAGTCAATCAGCATTTGCAATTACTTGATGCCATTATTAAACAATTTAGCCAGTCATCCTTTCGGGATTTATGCCGACAAACAATGTGTCCTAACGAACTTTATCAACTGGTAAGTATTACTAACTCCCCTCTTGAAACAGCCTAG
- a CDS encoding DUF2065 domain-containing protein, producing MIINFLSAFALMLVFEGLMPFTSPVKWKELLRKIIGQDEKVLRITGLFSMLVGVVLLTIVHQFAE from the coding sequence GTGATCATTAATTTCCTCTCTGCGTTTGCACTTATGCTAGTGTTTGAGGGGTTAATGCCATTTACTTCACCCGTGAAATGGAAGGAATTATTGCGCAAAATTATTGGACAGGATGAAAAAGTATTGCGTATCACCGGGTTGTTTAGCATGCTGGTAGGAGTTGTTCTCCTCACCATTGTTCATCAATTTGCAGAGTAA
- a CDS encoding class I fructose-bisphosphate aldolase, translated as MYYDELSATMEHLLQDGKGILAADESNSTIGKRFDSIGIENTEENRRDYRLLLATTPDLEQYINGVILFEETFEQKDEAGTPIAELFAAKGIVPGIKVDKGLTKLSNTDDEKVTMGLDGLTERLEHFKKLGARFAKWRNVYTISEYTPSLTAIKAGAEMLARYAATCQEVGIVPIVEPEVLMDGDHSIEHCAEACEMVLHEVFHALFIHQVELENIVLKPSMITSGKSAKPFSTPEEVADYTVSVFRNNVPAAVPTINFLSGGQSPEQATANLNAINSTGYQPWNLSFSYGRALQEDCLQAWGGKKENINAAQAALLKRARLNSAACFGEYNSDME; from the coding sequence ATGTATTATGATGAATTATCAGCGACCATGGAGCATTTACTGCAAGATGGTAAAGGGATTTTAGCCGCTGATGAAAGCAACAGCACCATTGGCAAACGTTTTGACTCTATTGGCATTGAAAATACTGAAGAAAATCGTCGAGATTACCGCTTACTTCTCGCAACAACACCCGATCTTGAACAGTACATTAATGGCGTTATCTTATTTGAAGAAACATTCGAACAAAAAGACGAGGCAGGTACTCCTATCGCAGAGCTCTTTGCAGCGAAAGGTATCGTACCAGGAATTAAAGTCGATAAAGGTTTAACCAAACTATCGAATACTGATGATGAAAAAGTGACGATGGGATTAGATGGACTTACTGAGCGACTGGAGCATTTTAAAAAATTGGGTGCTCGCTTTGCGAAATGGCGTAATGTTTACACTATCAGTGAATACACTCCCAGCTTAACAGCTATCAAAGCAGGTGCTGAAATGCTTGCTCGTTACGCTGCAACTTGTCAGGAAGTAGGTATTGTCCCTATTGTTGAGCCCGAAGTATTAATGGATGGCGATCATTCTATTGAGCATTGTGCTGAAGCTTGTGAAATGGTTCTTCATGAGGTTTTCCATGCTTTATTTATTCATCAAGTTGAATTAGAAAATATCGTATTAAAACCTAGCATGATTACTTCTGGTAAATCAGCAAAACCATTTAGCACTCCAGAAGAAGTTGCAGATTACACGGTTAGTGTCTTTCGTAATAATGTACCTGCTGCAGTGCCCACCATTAATTTTCTGTCTGGCGGTCAATCTCCTGAACAAGCTACAGCCAATTTAAATGCGATTAACAGCACCGGCTATCAGCCATGGAATTTAAGCTTCTCTTATGGACGCGCCTTACAAGAAGATTGCCTACAAGCTTGGGGCGGAAAGAAAGAAAATATCAATGCAGCCCAAGCAGCGTTACTAAAGCGTGCTCGTTTAAATAGTGCTGCTTGTTTTGGTGAGTACAATTCCGATATGGAATAA
- a CDS encoding ferredoxin--NADP reductase has translation MQILTFPITLKEAFMLSPKVKHFIFNADQTPPFNYIPGQFITIHFEKDGKHFKRSYSIANAPSQDNRIEFAAGYVEDGPGTDLLFNLKPGDTINISGPFGRLILKDTMPERYILVATSTGITPYRAMIDELKRRLQTNPSLKVVILQGVQRHEEILYFDEFQAFANQYPQVSFRAHLSREASDKLQEHEYPGYVQHAFPDLSLNPEGDVVYLCGNPGMIDDSFNYLKDKGFGMQQIIREKYISAPGK, from the coding sequence ATGCAGATTCTAACCTTCCCAATTACTTTAAAAGAAGCCTTTATGCTTTCGCCTAAAGTAAAGCATTTTATTTTTAATGCCGATCAGACTCCCCCGTTTAATTATATCCCTGGGCAATTTATTACCATTCATTTTGAAAAAGATGGTAAACATTTTAAACGTAGTTACAGTATCGCCAATGCACCGTCACAAGACAATCGAATTGAATTTGCAGCAGGCTATGTCGAGGATGGTCCTGGAACTGATTTATTGTTTAACTTAAAACCTGGCGACACGATTAATATCAGCGGACCTTTTGGTCGTTTAATTTTAAAAGATACCATGCCTGAGCGTTACATTCTGGTTGCAACCAGTACAGGTATCACTCCCTACCGGGCAATGATAGATGAATTAAAGCGTCGCCTACAAACAAATCCCTCACTGAAAGTAGTCATTCTTCAGGGCGTGCAAAGGCATGAAGAAATTCTCTATTTTGATGAGTTTCAAGCATTTGCAAATCAATATCCTCAAGTTAGTTTTCGTGCTCACCTAAGTCGAGAAGCTTCAGATAAATTACAAGAACATGAGTACCCAGGCTACGTGCAGCACGCCTTCCCTGATCTTTCTTTAAATCCGGAAGGTGATGTAGTTTATTTATGTGGAAATCCCGGTATGATCGATGACTCTTTCAATTATTTGAAAGATAAAGGTTTCGGTATGCAGCAAATTATTCGAGAAAAATATATTTCAGCACCAGGCAAATAA
- the hflK gene encoding FtsH protease activity modulator HflK yields MGWNEPDKGKDPWSGKNQPPDLDEALKRFQEKLRKTFFGGGSNQPEGDSPTSKGSGGLLAIMAALIVFILWAIAGIFIVDTGEQAVILRFGKYVETVGPGPHWIPRIISSKIVQNVDRVSDYSYSAQMLTKDENLVAVSVVVQYRIGDLEDYLFNVADPQESLQQATSSALRQVVGTTTFDQIITEGREAWGNSVQDTLVKILDKYKTGIVIVNVSPQPARAPENVQDAFDDAIKAREDEKRFKEQALAYQAKVVPIAEGNSKRIFEEAQAYAQQVIFRAKGEVAEFLALLPEYVQSPAVTSERMYLDMMQQVLSKSSKIIVDGKSGNLLYLPLDKLANASLNPVLDTMPADAKKKEAADDQADSTIVIDRNIGRRTYRQGRDD; encoded by the coding sequence ATGGGTTGGAATGAGCCAGATAAGGGCAAGGATCCATGGAGCGGTAAAAATCAGCCACCGGATTTGGATGAAGCATTGAAGCGTTTTCAAGAAAAACTTAGAAAAACTTTTTTTGGCGGCGGTTCTAACCAACCTGAAGGGGATTCTCCAACGAGCAAAGGTAGTGGCGGGTTGCTCGCTATTATGGCTGCCTTGATTGTTTTTATTTTATGGGCTATAGCGGGTATCTTTATTGTTGATACCGGCGAGCAAGCTGTTATTCTACGTTTTGGCAAATATGTAGAGACAGTAGGGCCAGGTCCCCATTGGATTCCACGTATTATTTCCTCCAAAATTGTACAAAATGTTGATAGGGTATCGGATTATTCCTATTCAGCTCAGATGCTCACCAAGGATGAAAATCTTGTTGCGGTCTCTGTAGTCGTTCAATATCGTATTGGTGATTTGGAAGATTATTTATTTAATGTGGCTGATCCGCAGGAAAGTCTCCAGCAAGCGACATCAAGTGCCTTAAGGCAGGTAGTAGGGACAACAACGTTTGATCAAATTATTACTGAAGGGCGAGAGGCTTGGGGAAACAGTGTCCAAGATACCTTGGTAAAGATTTTGGATAAATATAAAACGGGGATCGTGATTGTAAACGTATCACCACAACCTGCTCGAGCACCGGAAAATGTTCAAGATGCTTTTGATGATGCGATTAAGGCGCGTGAAGATGAAAAGCGGTTTAAAGAGCAGGCTTTGGCTTATCAAGCTAAAGTGGTACCGATTGCAGAAGGAAATTCCAAGCGTATATTTGAAGAGGCTCAAGCCTACGCTCAGCAGGTCATTTTCCGTGCTAAGGGAGAGGTTGCCGAGTTTTTAGCCTTATTGCCTGAATATGTTCAGTCACCTGCTGTAACCTCGGAACGTATGTATTTAGACATGATGCAACAAGTCTTGAGCAAGAGCAGTAAAATTATTGTCGATGGTAAATCAGGAAATCTTCTTTATTTACCTTTAGATAAATTAGCCAATGCGAGTCTTAATCCTGTATTGGATACCATGCCTGCTGATGCAAAGAAAAAGGAAGCAGCAGATGATCAGGCAGACAGTACCATAGTAATTGACCGCAATATTGGTAGACGAACTTATCGGCAAGGGAGAGATGACTAA
- a CDS encoding HPr family phosphocarrier protein: MIKTKITIINKLGLHARASAKFVSTTSRFQSHIDVTKDSKTINGKSIMGVMMLAANKGSELILEIEGPDEQEMEKAITDLINNRFGEAE; the protein is encoded by the coding sequence ATGATTAAAACTAAAATTACCATTATCAATAAACTAGGTTTACACGCTCGAGCTTCTGCGAAATTCGTTTCTACCACATCGCGATTTCAAAGTCATATTGACGTTACCAAAGATTCAAAGACCATCAATGGAAAAAGCATTATGGGGGTCATGATGCTTGCTGCCAATAAAGGTTCTGAATTAATCTTGGAAATTGAAGGTCCTGATGAACAAGAAATGGAAAAAGCGATTACCGATCTAATCAACAATCGCTTTGGGGAAGCTGAATAA
- a CDS encoding DUF3579 domain-containing protein — protein MTDSKTKKIVIEGVTEQGKPFRPSDWAERMSGTLASFKNRRIHYSPLLQPSINTEGYKCVLLDPKLKESSPQVYQAILDFAKANNLKICGENE, from the coding sequence ATGACCGATTCCAAGACCAAAAAAATTGTCATTGAAGGTGTTACGGAACAAGGGAAGCCTTTTCGTCCTAGTGATTGGGCTGAGCGAATGAGCGGGACCTTGGCAAGCTTTAAAAACAGACGAATCCACTATTCTCCGCTTTTGCAACCAAGTATTAACACGGAAGGTTATAAATGTGTTTTACTGGACCCCAAACTGAAAGAATCCAGTCCACAGGTTTACCAGGCCATTCTCGATTTTGCCAAAGCTAATAATCTTAAAATTTGTGGTGAAAACGAATAA
- the rpmB gene encoding 50S ribosomal protein L28, translating into MSRVCQVTGKRPTTGHNVSHANNKTKRRFLPNIKEHRFWVEEENRFVRLKVSTKGMRIIDKLGIKMVLDKLRAQGEKV; encoded by the coding sequence ATGTCAAGAGTATGTCAGGTTACTGGCAAGCGACCAACCACTGGTCACAATGTGTCGCACGCCAACAACAAAACCAAGCGACGTTTTTTACCTAACATCAAAGAGCACCGTTTTTGGGTTGAAGAAGAAAATCGTTTCGTTCGTCTTAAAGTAAGCACTAAAGGCATGCGAATTATCGATAAATTAGGCATTAAAATGGTTCTGGATAAACTCAGAGCACAAGGCGAAAAAGTTTAA
- the ankC gene encoding Dot/Icm T4SS effector AnkC/LegA12 codes for MNLFDEINQAITEGMEAFVKLIQNKVQQDENFLRKVFFTTTGKQQTVLEYLIQMHSEECNVTNQIEWLLQQTIDINANEPLHLIFQLKKLDLVPLFLKEHLADDKEPRQRLNLNTRDIKGKQLIYRIIESGNIDYLELAIKQGINIHLPSPSEVGSRSWEIQPVHQAVLSGFSNAIPLLIQAGAELSNPFGELMESPLLLAARHGQINAMKELLVHYQSLDLKSNQEFISVVDKDRYSAMDRLCIRVHDNKKPKEALHGIAMLLCHGAEVAAHPLLRSLLMDNRHELFAAVKEYTKEQPKLAATFLRKCYNKQDPLHDIMFAKNSWGQTFRHLVGKADGLGLELPFLIQSSSQKPSTAKVEESELVDEKNQEVLTQEEALFTEFIKRYKQVLKTSFFNPWSEMLHLIAKGEVTCWEHAKAYAEMHPGSRTARIVVEMTKTTHSIHVSLDQTPLLQ; via the coding sequence ATGAATTTATTTGATGAAATAAATCAAGCAATTACTGAAGGAATGGAAGCCTTTGTAAAGCTAATTCAAAACAAAGTTCAACAAGACGAAAATTTTCTTCGCAAGGTATTTTTTACTACCACCGGAAAACAACAAACGGTTCTTGAATATTTGATTCAAATGCATTCAGAAGAATGTAATGTAACTAATCAGATTGAATGGCTTTTACAACAAACGATAGACATTAATGCGAATGAGCCCTTACATCTTATTTTTCAATTAAAAAAGCTGGATTTAGTGCCTCTTTTTCTGAAAGAACACTTAGCTGATGATAAAGAGCCTCGACAACGATTAAATTTGAATACAAGGGATATCAAGGGAAAGCAGCTCATTTATAGAATCATTGAAAGTGGAAATATTGATTATTTAGAGTTAGCAATCAAACAGGGTATTAACATTCATTTGCCAAGTCCATCCGAAGTTGGAAGCAGAAGCTGGGAGATACAGCCTGTTCATCAAGCAGTGCTGAGTGGTTTTTCCAACGCTATTCCTCTATTGATTCAGGCAGGCGCTGAACTTTCAAATCCATTTGGCGAATTGATGGAATCGCCTCTTTTACTTGCGGCTCGTCATGGGCAAATCAACGCGATGAAAGAATTACTTGTCCACTATCAAAGTTTGGATTTGAAGAGTAATCAGGAATTTATAAGTGTTGTGGATAAAGATCGTTATAGTGCAATGGATCGTCTCTGTATCCGTGTGCATGATAATAAAAAGCCTAAAGAAGCGCTTCATGGTATTGCCATGTTGCTTTGTCATGGTGCAGAAGTTGCTGCACATCCGTTATTGCGCTCGTTGCTTATGGATAATCGCCACGAATTATTTGCCGCAGTTAAAGAATACACTAAGGAACAGCCAAAACTAGCCGCTACGTTTTTGAGAAAATGTTACAATAAACAAGATCCTCTGCATGATATTATGTTTGCCAAGAATTCCTGGGGGCAAACGTTCCGTCATTTGGTAGGTAAAGCTGACGGTTTAGGACTTGAACTTCCATTTTTAATTCAATCAAGTTCACAGAAGCCTTCTACTGCAAAAGTAGAAGAGAGTGAGCTTGTTGACGAAAAAAACCAAGAGGTACTCACTCAGGAAGAAGCGCTTTTTACAGAATTTATCAAACGATATAAGCAAGTTTTAAAGACCAGCTTTTTTAACCCTTGGAGTGAGATGTTGCATTTAATCGCCAAGGGGGAGGTTACTTGTTGGGAACATGCTAAGGCTTATGCCGAAATGCATCCTGGTTCGCGAACCGCCAGAATTGTGGTTGAGATGACTAAAACAACGCACTCTATTCATGTAAGTTTGGACCAAACTCCATTGTTGCAGTAG
- the trmB gene encoding tRNA (guanosine(46)-N7)-methyltransferase TrmB, translated as MRTIKSFVLRGGRISNRQQQALDLWLKDYELPLTDSPWNFEQLFARQAETIVEIGFGMGASLLAMAEQFPERNFVGIEVHQAGVGSLAADLHERSVNNVRIVAHDAVEVFKHHIAKESLTGVQIFFPDPWPKKRHHKRRLIQPEFVKLLTERIKTGGFIHCATDWQEYADHMLDVLSKESSLENMQQQGGFSPRPETRPLTKFEQRGNKLGHGVWDLIYKKG; from the coding sequence ATGCGAACAATAAAGAGTTTTGTTTTACGAGGCGGGCGCATCAGTAATAGACAGCAACAAGCCCTGGATCTTTGGTTAAAAGATTATGAGCTACCATTAACGGATTCCCCATGGAATTTTGAACAACTGTTTGCTCGGCAAGCAGAAACTATCGTTGAAATCGGTTTTGGTATGGGAGCCTCATTATTAGCGATGGCTGAGCAATTTCCTGAGCGTAATTTCGTGGGTATTGAAGTTCATCAAGCGGGGGTAGGTAGTTTAGCTGCTGATTTGCATGAAAGATCAGTTAATAATGTACGTATTGTTGCTCATGATGCAGTGGAAGTGTTTAAGCATCACATTGCCAAAGAATCGTTAACGGGTGTTCAAATTTTCTTTCCCGATCCCTGGCCTAAGAAGCGTCATCACAAACGACGTTTAATTCAACCGGAGTTTGTAAAATTGCTCACTGAACGAATTAAAACAGGTGGTTTTATTCATTGTGCGACAGACTGGCAAGAGTATGCTGATCATATGCTTGATGTATTGTCTAAAGAATCATCCTTAGAGAATATGCAGCAACAAGGTGGGTTTTCTCCACGACCTGAAACTCGACCTTTAACCAAATTTGAGCAACGTGGTAATAAGCTTGGGCATGGGGTTTGGGATTTGATTTATAAAAAGGGTTAA
- the hflC gene encoding protease modulator HflC: protein MSAAKTILGILAFAILLVILASVFTITQGQHGILLRLGRLVMDNHSQNVKILGPGLHIKTPFIENVRVFDTRIQTLDIKSSRIVTKEKKDVIVDYYVKWQIADLAQYYKSTGGNEFKAETLLEQQLNTSLRAEFGRRTISDVSGGREDLTEKLRSKAEQQASQLGIKIVDVRIKGIELPENTSNNIFQLMRANMQKIANSHRADGNAIAEAIKAAADAQVTVLLAQAQSEGQKIKARGQAEAARIYAEAFNKNPEFFAFYRSLKAYKGSFNNKRDILILDQSSAFFDYFKSAGRKGDGTNLKN, encoded by the coding sequence ATGAGTGCAGCAAAAACGATACTGGGCATTCTTGCGTTTGCCATCTTATTGGTGATACTTGCGAGTGTCTTTACTATTACTCAAGGACAGCATGGAATATTGCTCCGCTTAGGCCGTTTGGTTATGGATAATCATAGTCAGAATGTTAAAATTCTAGGCCCTGGTTTACATATTAAAACGCCTTTTATTGAAAATGTACGCGTTTTTGATACACGTATTCAGACGTTGGATATTAAATCCTCTCGTATAGTTACTAAAGAAAAGAAAGATGTCATCGTTGACTATTATGTTAAATGGCAAATCGCTGACTTGGCACAATATTATAAGTCAACTGGTGGTAATGAATTTAAGGCTGAAACTTTACTGGAGCAGCAATTAAATACATCATTACGTGCAGAATTTGGTAGACGTACTATTTCTGATGTGTCTGGTGGACGAGAAGATCTGACTGAGAAACTACGTTCTAAAGCAGAACAGCAAGCTAGCCAATTGGGTATCAAAATTGTTGACGTTCGCATTAAGGGCATCGAATTGCCGGAAAATACAAGTAATAATATTTTCCAATTAATGAGAGCCAATATGCAAAAAATTGCTAATAGTCATCGTGCAGATGGTAATGCCATTGCTGAGGCTATCAAAGCTGCAGCGGATGCGCAGGTAACCGTCTTACTGGCTCAGGCACAAAGTGAGGGGCAAAAAATTAAAGCTCGAGGTCAAGCTGAAGCTGCTCGGATTTATGCAGAAGCATTTAACAAAAATCCTGAGTTCTTTGCGTTTTATCGTAGTCTGAAAGCCTATAAAGGCAGCTTTAACAATAAGCGAGATATTCTTATTCTTGACCAAAGCAGTGCTTTTTTTGACTACTTTAAGAGTGCAGGACGAAAAGGTGATGGTACTAACTTAAAAAACTGA
- the rpmG gene encoding 50S ribosomal protein L33 has protein sequence MAAVTIKVKMESSAGTGYFKTTTKNPRNVTEKLELNMYDPVVRKHVIFKEKKVK, from the coding sequence ATGGCAGCGGTTACTATTAAAGTTAAAATGGAGTCCAGTGCTGGAACTGGTTATTTCAAAACTACTACAAAAAATCCTCGTAATGTAACGGAAAAACTTGAATTAAACATGTATGATCCTGTAGTTCGTAAACATGTTATTTTCAAAGAGAAAAAAGTTAAATAA
- a CDS encoding RNA polymerase factor sigma-54 has protein sequence MKPSLQLNISQQLTLTPQLQQAIRLLQLSTLDLQQEIQQVVESNPMLEVVPNDEKDEPRIENKQNTDEFTDFQWAQLYSSQNKRTNFDDLDFNYENLYCTTTNLQDHLRWQLDLTPMSDVDRVIATAIIDAIDDDGFLTLPLTELHMSLDSEAHPLDLEEIEAVRHRVQHFDPVGCAATNLAETLLIQLEQLPDHNGDLILAKQIIRDDIELLGQHNYRQLMKNYQINESTLDRVLQIIQRLNPKPGSLIQQSTTEYIIPDVIVKKIEGVWEVALNQNILPRLSINTHYASLIQRADNSADNQFLKNNLQEARWFLKSIQSRQETLLKVAQSIVEYQQDFLEHGEEAMKPLILNDVALALDMHESTISRVTTQKFMHTPRGVFELKYFFSSHVGTITGGECSSTAIRAVIKKLIAAENRKKPLSDSKIAQLIGEQGIQVARRTVAKYREAMGIAPSNERKTIRN, from the coding sequence ATGAAACCATCGTTGCAGCTAAATATCAGTCAGCAGTTAACACTTACACCTCAACTTCAGCAGGCTATTCGTCTTTTACAATTATCTACGCTTGATCTGCAGCAAGAAATACAGCAAGTCGTTGAATCAAATCCAATGCTTGAGGTAGTACCAAATGACGAAAAAGATGAGCCCCGTATAGAAAACAAACAAAATACAGATGAATTTACTGACTTTCAATGGGCTCAACTTTACTCCAGTCAAAATAAAAGAACTAATTTTGATGATCTGGATTTTAATTACGAAAATTTATATTGCACAACGACCAACTTACAAGATCATTTGCGTTGGCAGCTTGATTTAACACCGATGAGTGATGTCGATCGAGTTATTGCCACAGCCATTATTGATGCGATTGATGACGATGGCTTTTTAACTCTGCCGCTCACGGAGTTACACATGAGCCTAGACAGCGAGGCTCACCCTCTTGATTTAGAGGAGATTGAGGCAGTCCGCCACCGTGTTCAGCATTTTGATCCTGTTGGTTGTGCCGCTACTAATTTGGCAGAAACTCTTTTGATCCAGCTTGAGCAATTACCTGATCATAACGGTGATCTCATTCTGGCAAAGCAAATTATTCGAGATGACATTGAATTGCTCGGGCAACATAATTACCGCCAACTCATGAAGAACTATCAAATTAATGAGTCTACGCTTGATCGTGTGCTGCAAATTATTCAGCGCCTCAATCCTAAACCAGGTAGTTTAATTCAACAAAGCACTACCGAATACATTATCCCTGATGTGATTGTCAAAAAAATAGAAGGGGTATGGGAGGTTGCCTTAAATCAAAATATTCTCCCACGTTTAAGTATTAATACGCATTATGCCTCTCTTATCCAACGAGCAGATAATAGTGCCGATAATCAATTTCTAAAAAATAATTTACAAGAAGCACGCTGGTTTCTAAAGAGTATTCAAAGCCGACAAGAAACCTTATTAAAAGTGGCACAAAGCATTGTGGAATATCAGCAAGATTTTCTAGAGCATGGTGAGGAAGCAATGAAACCTCTTATCCTAAATGATGTAGCTCTCGCTCTAGATATGCATGAATCCACTATCTCCCGTGTTACCACACAAAAATTTATGCATACTCCGCGGGGAGTATTTGAATTAAAATACTTTTTTTCTAGTCATGTAGGGACAATTACAGGAGGGGAGTGTTCATCCACTGCTATTCGCGCTGTCATTAAAAAGTTAATTGCAGCTGAAAACCGCAAAAAGCCCTTAAGTGATAGTAAAATCGCCCAATTGATAGGAGAACAAGGTATTCAAGTTGCCCGTAGAACAGTTGCTAAATACCGAGAAGCCATGGGGATTGCTCCTTCCAATGAGCGAAAAACCATTCGTAATTAG
- the hpf gene encoding ribosome hibernation-promoting factor, HPF/YfiA family, translating to MQISFTGHNVEVTPALRTFTVEKFNKLDRHFDKITSIHVVFDIEKLSQIAEATIQVVKGELHARAESEDMYAAIDALIDKLDRQLIKHKEKIRDHRE from the coding sequence ATGCAAATTAGCTTTACTGGTCATAATGTGGAGGTTACCCCCGCTTTAAGAACCTTTACGGTAGAAAAATTTAATAAACTTGATAGACATTTTGATAAGATAACGTCAATTCATGTAGTCTTCGATATTGAAAAATTGAGCCAAATTGCTGAAGCAACTATTCAAGTTGTCAAAGGCGAATTACATGCGCGAGCAGAATCTGAAGATATGTATGCAGCTATTGATGCATTAATAGACAAACTTGATAGACAATTGATTAAACATAAAGAAAAAATTCGTGACCACCGCGAGTAA
- the pssA gene encoding CDP-diacylglycerol--serine O-phosphatidyltransferase, which yields MNPKESHSGIYLLPNLFTTASLFAAFYSIVASLKAQYEAAVIAIFIGMLADGLDGRIARLTNTQTAFGAQYDSLSDMVTFGVAPALLLYSWNLQKLGKVGWLVAFMYTAAVALRLARFNIQVETADKRYFQGLACPPSAAIVSALVWFCYQNQLTHFIIAVITAVIAIIAAILMVSNVRYYSFKEIDFKGKVPFLYLLVMVILFVAIAANPSVVLFTGFVIYALSGPIQTLIAVQRVRKQRKRATEDDKKQV from the coding sequence GTGAACCCAAAAGAAAGTCATTCAGGCATTTATTTATTACCCAATTTGTTTACAACGGCAAGTTTATTCGCTGCCTTTTACTCTATTGTGGCATCGCTTAAAGCGCAATATGAGGCTGCTGTAATTGCTATTTTTATAGGGATGCTTGCTGATGGCCTTGATGGAAGAATTGCACGTTTAACAAATACGCAAACTGCATTTGGGGCCCAATACGATAGCCTGTCAGATATGGTCACCTTCGGTGTCGCACCTGCCTTACTGCTTTATAGTTGGAATTTGCAAAAACTAGGGAAAGTAGGGTGGTTAGTTGCGTTTATGTATACTGCTGCAGTTGCTTTGCGTCTAGCGCGCTTTAATATTCAGGTAGAAACTGCGGATAAACGCTATTTTCAAGGATTAGCCTGCCCTCCCTCGGCTGCTATTGTTTCAGCGCTTGTCTGGTTTTGTTACCAGAACCAACTCACGCATTTCATCATTGCAGTTATTACAGCAGTAATCGCTATTATTGCTGCGATTTTGATGGTTAGTAATGTTCGTTATTACAGCTTCAAAGAAATCGATTTTAAAGGAAAAGTACCGTTTCTATATTTGTTAGTAATGGTTATATTATTTGTAGCGATTGCTGCGAATCCGTCGGTAGTTTTATTTACGGGATTTGTAATTTATGCGTTGTCAGGCCCTATCCAAACATTGATAGCTGTACAGCGAGTGCGTAAGCAGCGTAAACGTGCGACCGAGGATGATAAAAAACAAGTTTAA